From Hyla sarda isolate aHylSar1 chromosome 5, aHylSar1.hap1, whole genome shotgun sequence, a single genomic window includes:
- the LOC130273425 gene encoding general transcription factor II-I repeat domain-containing protein 2-like: MKLSVFSMSSSKPSGSKSKRKIAEEHRNFQEKWEFKFFCCEVSDKIICLICNDAISVPKLYNIKRHYEQHKTKNDNYEGLMRQEKLKQLKLGLKKQQFMFTKVSQESEAAVHANYVLSGLIAKHSKTFTKGYFIKECLIKAAEIVCPGSVKAFQVISLSRNTVVERVTDLAANLCDQLKSKSSSFKAFSIACDESTDIGGVAQLAVFLRACDTDFNIFEELLELVPRRGTTTGKDIFICVDEVLQKYNLPLSKLNSVATDGAPSMTGKTNGFVE; encoded by the coding sequence CTCTCTGTATTCAGTATGTCTTCCTCAAAACCAAGTGGTAGTAAAAGTAAACGAAAAATTGCTGAAGAACACCGAAATTTCCAAGAAAAGTGGGAATTTAAGTTTTTTTGCTGTGAAGTAAGCGATAAAATCATCTGCTTGATATGTAATGATGCTATTAGTGTACCAAAGTTATATAATATTAAACGTCACTATGaacaacataaaacaaaaaatgacAATTATGAAGGATTAATGAGACAAGAAAAATTGAAACAGCTCAAGTTGGGGCTGAAAAAACAACAGTTCATGTTTACTAAAGTATCACAAGAAAGTGAAGCGGCGGTGCATGCAAACTATGTCTTGTCAGGATTGATTGCTAAACATTCGAAAACTTTTACCAAAGGTTATTTCATCAAGGAATGTTTAATAAAAGCTGCAGAAATTGTTTGTCCTGGAAGTGTGAAGGCTTTTCAAGTAATCTCTTTGTCTCGAAATACAGTTGTGGAAAGAGTTACTGATTTGGCTGCCAATTTATGTGATCAGTTAAAATCAAAATCATCTAGTTTCAAAGCTTTTTCCATTGCCTGTGATGAGAGTACGGACATTGGGGGCGTAGCTCAGTTAGCTGTGTTTCTTCGTGCGTGTGACACGGATTTCAACATTTTTGAGGAATTATTGGAACTAGTACCAAGGCGCGGCACTACAACAGGAAAAGATATATTTATTTGTGTTGATGAAGTTCTGCAAAAATACAATCTACCTCTGTCAAAATTAAATTCTGTAGCTACAGATGGAGCTCCTTCAATGACTGGAAAAACCAACGGTTTTGTAGAATAA